The following nucleotide sequence is from Nitrospirota bacterium.
TATTCATAAAGGGGAACTGTCCCGGCAGGCCGTGTTGCTGTCCTAAGCAGATCCTCAATATGCCTAACTGTTTCAGGCTTAAGAAGGACATCTCCGCATACAGAACAGGCATCTGCTGGGACATGGTCAATGACGATTACCTGTCCTTTATGACGCACGGTATGCACAATCTGACGCTCTTCGTATACGCCAGGGCATCCTTCAATACTGCACTTCATCTTACTGCCTCCTTTGAGCCGGTGTCACCCATTTTGGCGGTTTCGGCTCATATAATGTTATTATTATAAGCACAGGCATTGCTGTTGTGCAAACAATATGTAAATGCCGTCCCTTTTTTGTAAGACCATTGAGCAAGCAACACGCCCCTCTACGGTGCTCAGGATAATTCTCCAAAATGTCCCCTGAAGCAATAGCCTCCAAGACTTCATCAAGTGTAATATCTTCCTCTGCCATTTCTTGATGAGCATGTAGAGTAATACGGATGTCCTCTGCGTTTGCCTGAGTCCGTATCCGTCTCAGTATTTCCTCTAAGTCCATAATTTCAGACATCTTAGACTATTTTACAATTTCCCTCAGATAAAGGCATCGCTAATGCCCGCCCTTCAGTGCCCTCTCGACAGTCCTTATGGCACAGAACTCACCACACATACTACAGACCTCATTATCTAAAAGTGGGACCGATGCCCTCAATGCCTTTACCTTTTCAGGGTTAAAGCTAATTGATATCTGGCCTTCCCAGTTAAGGGCTTTTCTATGAATAGCCATCTGTTTATCTTTTTCTATTGCAGATGGAATGCCCTTTGCAATATCACCAGCGTGTGCGGCTATCTTTGAGGCTATAAGTCCCTCTTTTACATCCTCTAAGTCAGGAAGCCTTACATGCTCAGAAGGCGTTACATAGCAGAGGAAATCCGCACCTGCGCCTGCGGCTATTGCGCCTCCTATGGCACCTGCTATATGGTCATATCCCATTGCAATGTCAGTGACAAGTGGTCCAAGCACATAGAAAGGTGCGCCCTTACAAAGCTCCTTTTGTAGTTTTATATTCAGCTCAACCTGATTAAGTGGAACATGCCCGGGGCCTTCTACAATAACCTGAATGCCCTCCTTAACTGCTATGTCCCTTAGCTCGGAAATCGTAATCAGCTCTTCAAGCTGAGACCTGTCTGTTGCATCATGTATGCATCCTGGTCTCATGCCATCTCCTAAGCTCAGGGTCATATCGTATCTTTTTGCGAGCTCAAGGAGTCTTCCGAAGTCTTCATAAAGAGGGTTTTCCCTGTCATTCAGAATCATCCATTCGATAAGAAACGCACCGCCTCTGCTTACAACATCAAGGAGCCTTCCTTCTGATTTAAGCCTTTCTACTGCCTTTCTTGTGACACCTGAATGAACCGTGACGAAATCCACGCCGTCTTCACCGTGCTCTTCTATTACCTGAAAGATGTTATCAGGGCTCATATTCCTTATGCTTCCATAACTTTGAACTGCCCTTAAGACGGCTTCGTATATAGGGACAGTTCCAAATGAAATAGGGGATTCATTAAGTATTGCCCTTCTTAGCTCCTTAATCCTTCCTCCTGTTGAAAGGTCCATAAGTGCATCTGCTCCATATTCAATAAGTATATGTAGCTTTTTAATCTCATCATCGAAATCCGCCTTGTCCTTAGATGTCCCTATATTTGCATTAACCTTTGTCCTTAAGCCCCTGCCAATGGCAATTGGCTTTATGTTGTGTTTTATGTTTCTTGGTATAACGCTTAGCCCTTTTGCAATATCCTCTGAAAGGGTCTCGGCTGTGACAGGCTCGAGCCTTACTACTTCTTTTACCTCATCAGTGATGATTCCCTTTTTCGATAGCTCAATTCTTGTCATAAAGTAACCTCATATATTCTTCTGTTTTCGTTTTAATGTTAGCCGATGAAAGTAGCCCTGATATGACTGAAACTCCATCTGCCCCTGCTTTCATGACCTCTTTAAGATTATGGAGCTTTATCCCGCCTATTGCAAGCACAGGGATTTTTACCTTTGACCGTATATATTTAAAAGTCCGAACCCCAATGGGTTTGCCATATGCCAGCTTGGATAGTGTCTCATATACAGGGCCAAGTGTGATAAAATCAGCGCCCTCATTTTCTGCACCGAGAGCCTCCTTGAGGCTGTGGGTAGAGACACCAATAAGGAGTTTGTCGGATAGTTTTTTAACTGCCTTGAGGGGCATACTTTTCTGTCCAAGATGTATGCCATCTGCATCTATAGAAATCGCAATATCGAGCCTGTCGTTTATAAAAAGTCTTGCACCGTACTTAAGGGTAAGCTCTCTTAATCTCTGTGCAAGCTCAAGAAGTTTTTTTGTGTTCATATCCTTTTCTCTAAGCTGTATAGCCCTACATCCGCCTTTAAGGGCAGACTCAACAGATTTTGCGATGTCAGGTGTAAGAGTCCTGTCAGTTATGAGATAGAGCTTAAAATCCATCAGAGCATTCCCTCTATCGGAGAGCTTGCGGATGCATAGAGTTTTCTGGGAATCCTTCCTGCCCTGTATGCCAGTCTTCCTGCCAAGACTGCATATTTCATGGCAGATGCCATTGCTATAGGGTCTTTTGCACCTGCTATAGCAGTATTTATGAGCACTGCATCGCATCCAAGCTCCATCGAAAAGGTTGCATCCGATGCAGTTCCAACCCCTGCATCCACAATGACAGGCACATCTACTGTCTCAAGGATAATCTTTATGTTATAGGGGTTTCTTATTCCCAGCCCCGAGCCTATGGGTGCTCCAAGAGGCATGATTGCAGCTGCCCCGGCATCCACAAGCCTCTTTGCAGTTACAGGGTCATCGTTTGTATATGGAAAGACTATGAAGCCCTCTTTTGCAAGGATTTCGGTTGCCTTAAGAAGGCCACAGACATCAGGGAAAAGAGTCTTTTCGTCTCCAATGACCTCAAGCTTTATAAGGTCCGAGATTCCAGCTTCTCTTGCAAGCCTTGAGTATCTCAGGGCATCACTTACTGTGTAACAGCCTGCTGTGTTTGGCAGGATTTTGTATTTTTTCGGGTCTATGTAATCAAGAAGATTCTCTGAGCTTTTATCTATGATATTAATTCTTCTAACCGAAACTGTAACGACATCTGCTCCTGATGCCTCAACAGCCTTTTTTGTCTCCTCAAAGTCCCTGTATTTTCCTGTTCCAACCCAGAGCCTTGAGCTAAACTCGATGTCCTTAATTGTCAACCTATTATCATTCATTTATCCACCTCCTACGAAATTCACAATCTCTACCCTGTCGCCTTCATGGAGAAGAAAATTCACATAATCCTTTTTCCTTACGATACTGAGGTTCACCTCAACAGCAACTGCCTTGTTGTTTATACCAAGCTCCACAAGGAGTTCCCTGATGGTTCCCTTCGATGTCTCTAAGTCCTGACCATTTATCTTAATCATCATAAAAATAAAAAAGGTCGCTGACCCCGGGACAGCGACCTTGCTCCTTCATTAACGGTTAATGCTCCCTCTTCCCTACGCCAGCATTATCCGGATCAGGTTCATGGGGTCTCCCGATGCATCGGGACTCTCAGGCCATTGGCCTCCCCCCAAGGGTATAAAGAAAGTATAGTTTAGGAATTAAGGTTATGTCAACAAGGGAAAGATGTTATATTATTGATGGAAGATGAGGCGTAATATATTCAGGGAAATTCAGGCAATGCCCCTCGATGAGGCACTGGCATTGTGGTTTGGAAACAATGAAGTCAAATCCATCTGCCTTGAACCTGAGACGGTTCCTGTAATAGAGTCCCTCTTTAGGGTTACAGGAGAGGCAGTTACTGCAAAACTCTCCTCTCCTTCGTTTCACTCCTCTGCAATGGATGGCTATGCAGTCAGGTTTTCGGATACATTTTCCGCATCAGAGACAAGCCCAAAGAGGCTTAAGATAGGCTCAGAGGCAATCTACATAGATACAGGACAGCCTATGCCAGATGAATTCAATGCGGTCGTAATGGTGGAAGATACAAATATAATTAATGACTCTATAGAGATTATCTCTCCAGTTACGCCATGGCAGAATGTAAGGACAATCGGCGAGGACATAGTTTCAACCGAGCTGATACTTCCTGAAAACCATAGAATTAGACCAATAGATGTAGGTGCAATGCTTGCAAGCGGTCATACAGAGGTCAAGGTCAGGAAAAAGCCTGTGGTTGCCCTGCTCCCAACAGGCTCTGAGATTATAGAGCCGGGAACACCATTTAAGAAAGGAAATATAATAGAATTTAACTCAAGGATATTAGGAGGGCTTGTAACCGAATGGGGCGGAAAGCCTTTAAGACTAAACATCGTGCCTGATGAGCCACATAAACTCAAAAGTGCTATTAAGGATGCCACCGAGAAAGCAGATTTGATTGTTATAATAGGAGGTGCATCGGCAGGCTCAAAGGACTTCACTTCAGATGTTATAAGAGGAATGGGTGAGGTCATTTCGCATGGAATAAGCATAAAGCCCGGAAAACCCCTGATACTTGGCATAATAAATGGAAAGCCTGTGCTTGGCATTCCGGGTTATCCAGTGTCAGCATATATCACATTTTTACTTTTTGCAATGCCACTTATAAAAAGATGGCAGGGGCTCAGCCCCGAAGCAGAGGAAACTATAAGTTCAAAGCTCTCAAGGCAGATTGCCTCTCCTCAGGGTCAGGAGGAGTTTATCAGGGTTAAGCTCGGAAAAGTAAGAGACTGCCTCATAGCAACTCCCATTGGAAGAGGTGCAGGGCTTGTCATGTCCCTTGTAAGGGCAGACGGTTTTCTCAGAATCCCTCAGATGTCCGAAGGCTTCCCTTCAGGCGCAGATGTCAATGTAACGCTTCTTCGCTCAAAGAAAGACATAGAAAACACAATCGTCTCCATAGGAAGTCATGACAATACATTAGACATCCTTGCGAATGTCCTGAAGAAAAGATACCCTGAGCTTTCTTTTTCTTCTGCCCATGTTGGCTCGATGGCAGGCTTGATTTCTCTTAAAAGAGCCGAGGCACACATTGCACCAACTCATCTTTTAGATGAGGAGACAGGTCAGTATAATGTTCCTTTCATAAAAAGACTTATGCCTGAAAAAAAGATTGTTCTTATTAACCTCGTTTACCGTATACAGGGTCTTGTCGTGAAAAAGGGAAACCCCAAGGACATAAAGGGCTTTAGGGACCTCAAGAGGGACGATGTAATCTTTATCAACAGGCAAAGGGGCGCAGGAACGAGACTTCTCCTCGATAAAAACCTGAGGGAATTGGGCATAGAGCCAAGGTCTGTAAAGGGCTACGAAAGGGAGGAATACACTCATATGGCAGTTGCCTCTGCTATTCTTACAGGACTCGTTGACACAGGATTAGCAATACTGGCATCTGCAAATGCCCTCGGATTGGACTTTATCCCCCTTGTAGAGGAACGATATGATTTTGCCATATTAGAGGAGTTTATCGGGACAGAGAAGATTCAGGCACTTCTAAAGATTATCAGGGAGGATAAGGAATTCAGAGAAAGCGTCCTTGGGCTTGGAGGCTATGATATAAGGGACATGGGTAATGTGATGTGGTCAGGCTGAGTGTCTCTATGCACTTGCCTCTTCTCTTTGAAGCTCCTTGAGGGTTGGTAACTCTGTAAGGTTTTTTAGAGCAAAGTATTCGAGAAACTCCCTTGTTGTGCCATAAAGAAGAGGTCTTCCAGGGGCATCCTTCTTACCAACCACCTTGATGAGCCTTCTTTCAAGAAGTGTTTTTACCACACCGTCGGAATTAACACCCCTTAGCTCATCTACCTCTGCCTTTTGAATTGGCTGTTTGTATGCAATGATTCCAAGGGTCTCGAGGCTTGCCATAGAAAGCCTCTGTGCCTTTTGAGAGCCTAAGAACTTCTTTATCGATTCTCCATGTTCGGGGTTTGTAAGCATTCTCCATCCGCCTGCTGACTCAACAATAAGCACCCCAGAGTCTCTTTCCCTATATTCATGAATAAGCTCCTCCATAATGGATTTGACCTCTGCCTCTGCCAGCTCACATGCGGATTTAAGCTCAGAGGCACTTACAGTCTCGCTTGAAACAAACAAAAGTGCCTCAAGAAGGGATTTCTTTTTCCTTTCATCCATTTTCTAAAATAACAGATAGGGTTATGGAATTTCAAATCGAGACCTTGAGATGCTTCCTTACACTATCGTTGCGAGGCAAAGCCTAAGCAATCTCAGCTTGTCATTCTGAACCCTCAACTTGTCATGCTGAACTTGTTTCAGCATCTCTGAGACCCTGAAACGAGTTCAGGGTGACAGAATAGGACTTTTTCAGGGCTCTCAATTTACACAGAAGATTTTACGCTGTCCTAAATAAATTTGGTTGCATAAAATATTTATTATATCTTATCAGTTGCAAAGCTTCCGATTGTGTGATATAACTTTATTACCTATTAGAGGAACCATGGCAAGGGATAAATTTACAACATTTTTGTCTGGGTGGAAATCTTCGGCACTCGTTATTGACAACGGATATAAAGTAATAGGCGCAAATCCAGCTTATTGTAACATGAAGGGACTTAAAGAGCCTGAGATAATAGGCAGTGCCTGCTATAAAGTCTCTCATGACAAAAATGAGCCTTGCACCGACTGCCTCCTTGAAGATGCACTAAAAACAGGAATGTCTTCTGTAATCACACGCTCATATCTTATACAGGACAAACCAAGCCACTTTCAGATAGAGGTTATACCTATTGGGAAAAAGGTAGTCCTTGAAACTACAACCGATATTACGGATGAGATTCTATTAAAAGAGGAATTTAATGAACAGGCAGTTAAACTTCAAATCCTTGAGAAGGTTCTTGGAGAATGGCCGGATGTAAAGACTCCGAGAGATATTCTTGAAAGGGTGTGCAACACTGTGCTAACTCAACTCGGATATAAAATGGTCTGGGTGGGGCTTATTAAGAAAGACAGTTATGATGTAATGCCTATGTTTTCAATGGGCTTTGAAGAAGGCTATCTTTCCTCCATAAAGGTCACATATGACGACTCCCCTTATGGAATGGGTCCAACAGGTATGTGCATAAAAACAGGAAAACCCCAGATAATGAGAGACATAGCAGAAAACCCTAAATATGAACCATGGAGAAAGGAGGCTATTAAAAGGGGCTACCTTTCATCATCCGCATTCCCTCTCATCTCAAAAGGAAAGGCAATCGGTGCCCTGAACATCTATAGCACCATGCCCGATGCCTTTCCTGCTAAAGATATAGAAGTCATCGAGGCATTCGCAGGAGCCACTGCTATTGCAATTGAAAACTCCATGCTCATGGAAACAGTAATAAAAGGACAAGAGGAATGGATGACAACATTTGACTCTATTACAAATCCAATATTCATTCACGACAGACAATACCGTATTATAAGGGCAAACAAGGCATATGTGGAAATGGCAGGCGTGTCATTTAAAGATGCCATAGAGAAACCTTACTATGAGATATTTCCTAAAAGACAAGACGCTTTACCTTCCTGCAAGGATGCAGTTAAAGAGGGCAGGATAGAGCCAAGAAAAATAGAAAAAATAGAGGCGCCCTCAGGCGAGACATTGCTTTCAATGGCATTCCCCATATACGAAGCAGATGTTCCTGTAAGCTTCGTTCATATCTTTACAGACATCACAGAGCTCACAAAGGCTTATGTGACAATAGAAGAGGAAGCTAAAATATCATCGAGCCTTCTTGACCTTTCAAACTCGGTAAGCAAACTCCTTGACATTGGCGCAATACTACAAGAGGTATCAAAGACAATCATCAAACTCGTCTCTGCCCGAAAGACAGCCATATTCCTAAGAGACACCGATGAGGAAAAATATAAGGCAATAGTGTTTCACGGCTGGTCAGATCACCTCGTTCCTGTTATAAGCACCATGAGGCTTACGAGGGGCGAGATGCCTGCAGTTGACATGTTCCTCGATGGCGAGGATGTCTTTATCAACAATGCATCCTCAAGTGAGTTTCTGAGTAACCAGTTCAGGGACCTTGAGCTTGGGAATATTGTCATCTCACCTATAGAGACAGGAGAGGGTGTTATGGGAGCCGTCATGGTCGAAAAAAAAGAGCAATTCTCCCAGAAAGACAAGAGTATCCTGAGAGGTATAATCTCAACCTCATCCATTGCAGTTGAAAATGCAAAGCTCTATAAAGACTCCATCGAGATATCGTCTGACCTTGCACGAAGGGTAGAGACAATCAGGACAACATATGAGATAGATAGAACGATTCTTTCAACGCTTAATCGGAAAGAGATTCTGGAGGTCGTGGCAAAAAACACCCAGAGGATAATACCTGCCGATAAGGTGATAACGATAGAGCTTAACGATGAAGATACAGGCTACATATATAGGTCTGGACTCATCCCCATTGGGGCATCTCCTTTTTTATATTCTATAATAAAGACAGGTAGGGTTGTTTCTGTGCCTGACCTTTCTGTTTTTAGACACCCAGAGACCGTTACCACGGACTTCATCAAAGAAGGCTTCAGCTCTCTCATCGCTATCCCGCTTTACACAAAGGGCAAAAAGTTCGGCTGTATAATCATGGCAAGCAAAAGGGTAGCCGCATTTGACAAGGAAGACATAGCAAACGGAGAGAAGCTCACTGCACAGGTGGCTATTGCACTTGAGAATGCAAAGCTCTATGAGGACATCAAAGAGCTTTTCATCTCTATCATCGGTGTCTTAGTTAATGCAGTGGATGCAAAGTCTACATGGACAAAGGGACACTCCGAAAGGGTGACAACCTATGCCATGATTTTAGGTAAGGAGATGGGACTTGCGGAAGGGGATATGGAGAAACTGAGACTTGCCAGCCTTCTACACGATATAGGCAAGATAGGCACATACGATGTAATACTGGATAAGCCAGAGAGGCTTACGGATGATGAGTTTGCACTCGTCAAGATGCATCCTGCCAAAGGAGCTGAGATATTGGAGCCGATTAAACAGCTAAAGGACATTGCTCCTATAATCAAGGGTCATCACGAAAAACTTGACGGCTCAGGCTACCCCGATGGACTTAAAGGAGATGAAATCCCTTTGCTTGCAAGAATACTGTGCGTTTCTGATTCCTTTGACTCGATGACCGCAGATAGGCCGTACCGTCCTGCACCAGGAAAGGAATATGCAGTATCGGAGCTTAAAAGGTGCTCAGGCACACAGTTTGACCCACGCGTAGTAGAGGCATTTCTGAGGGGAATGAAGAAGTTTGAATAAATAGAACAATCGTTGCCCTTAAAGCATTGTTCACAAAAAAGCATCTTTTGTTTTAAAATTGATTTTTTTGTTGACAAATAGTATTTCTTATGATAAGATTTCCTTAAGGTGAGGATGTTAAAAAGTTTATTCTCATCATCTGTAAGGGCAGATGTGCTATCGCTCTTACTCAATAGCCCTGACGAGAAGTTCTATGTCAGGGAGATAGCAAAGCTCCTCAGAAGAAACCCCTCAAGCGTAAAACGGGAACTCGATAACCTCGAAGGCAGTAGCATCGTCCTCAGCGAGAAGGTTGCCAACCTGAAATATTTTCAGGCAAACAAGGAATCCGAGCTTTACTCGGAACTTAAAAACCTGATAACAAAATCCCTCGGTCTTCCCGGAGCACTCAAGGCAGTGCTTAGGGCATCAGGCGCAAAGTCGGCTTTTATCTATGGTCCTTATGCAGAGGGAGAAGACACAGGCTCTGTTGACCTCTTTATAATAGGTGCCGAGGCTCCAATAGAGAGAGAGCTAAAAGACCTCGAGAAGAAATTCGGCTATAAGCTCAATTTCACCCAAATGGATGAGGAAGAATACAGTGGTAAAAAGAAAAAGAAAGACGCCCTACTAAGGCGTATCCTCTTAGGCAAGAGGATTAGGCTCATAGGGAAAACTTAATCCCTATGGGAATTACAGTGAAAGAAAGGAGGTGAGCTTAATGGCAACAAAGAAATCAGCTGCTAAGAAAACAGCAAAGAAGAAAGCAAAGAAGAAATAACACTTCTGCCTGGGGAAGGGGGTCATTCATCGAGGAAATATTGGCCCCTTTCCCCAGAACTTTTTCCTTTATATTAAAGCCATTCAGGAGAAAAATCAAGTAAATTTGTAACTCATTGATTTAAAAGGATTTTTCTACCAAAGGAGATTGTTTTTATCATGAATTCCCAGCAGTTCATCTTCATCTTAAAGTTATAGCTTTAAGATGTCTTGCTTGTCAAGTTTTTTTATGAATGTTAATTGTGGAGCCCATTTTTGTGCATTAACTCCCCAAATAGTCACCAAGCAACCCCCTGCTGTGCTCATCCTCGTGACAATAAACACAGAGATTTTCCCAGTTGGAACCATCCGTGGGATTATTGCTGTGGTTGCCATCCTTATGATGAACGGTCAAAAGATGCCGATGCTTATAGTCAAACTCTCTTCTGCATTTGGCACAGATAAGCCCATGTATCTTAAAAGACTGTTCTCTATAATCAGTTGAAGGGTTGCCGACATGTTTCAATTCTCTCACAATATCAATTACAGACCTTGCACTGTCTTTCCTCTGAGGCCTTTTCCTTCTAAAGTTGCTATGTCTCATCTAAGTTCCCTCATGCTGATTTTTCCTTCAATAATACTCAAAGCCATCCTTCTGGCTTCTGACAGAGCCATTGGCAGGGTAATACAGATATGCAAGACCAAATGGGTCAAGTATATTCATCCTCTCATCCACGGAGTAAGGCTCTATATATTTGCGCCTGAAGATAGGCTTTCCTACATATCTTTGGGTTTCATCTTCACCTACCTTGTGTGGTAGGGCGTATTCCTCGGATATTAGCTCTTTGAGGTCATTGGGGTATCTGCCTTTGATTATCTTGAATAGCAAGATTGACTGTCTTAAGTTGATAAGTTCTATTCTGAGGGCTTCCTTTTTAGCCTCGATGGCAG
It contains:
- the scpB gene encoding SMC-Scp complex subunit ScpB, whose protein sequence is MDERKKKSLLEALLFVSSETVSASELKSACELAEAEVKSIMEELIHEYRERDSGVLIVESAGGWRMLTNPEHGESIKKFLGSQKAQRLSMASLETLGIIAYKQPIQKAEVDELRGVNSDGVVKTLLERRLIKVVGKKDAPGRPLLYGTTREFLEYFALKNLTELPTLKELQREEASA
- the thiE gene encoding thiamine phosphate synthase; amino-acid sequence: MDFKLYLITDRTLTPDIAKSVESALKGGCRAIQLREKDMNTKKLLELAQRLRELTLKYGARLFINDRLDIAISIDADGIHLGQKSMPLKAVKKLSDKLLIGVSTHSLKEALGAENEGADFITLGPVYETLSKLAYGKPIGVRTFKYIRSKVKIPVLAIGGIKLHNLKEVMKAGADGVSVISGLLSSANIKTKTEEYMRLLYDKN
- a CDS encoding YgiT-type zinc finger protein; protein product: MKCSIEGCPGVYEERQIVHTVRHKGQVIVIDHVPADACSVCGDVLLKPETVRHIEDLLRTATRPAGTVPLYEYA
- a CDS encoding GAF domain-containing protein, yielding MARDKFTTFLSGWKSSALVIDNGYKVIGANPAYCNMKGLKEPEIIGSACYKVSHDKNEPCTDCLLEDALKTGMSSVITRSYLIQDKPSHFQIEVIPIGKKVVLETTTDITDEILLKEEFNEQAVKLQILEKVLGEWPDVKTPRDILERVCNTVLTQLGYKMVWVGLIKKDSYDVMPMFSMGFEEGYLSSIKVTYDDSPYGMGPTGMCIKTGKPQIMRDIAENPKYEPWRKEAIKRGYLSSSAFPLISKGKAIGALNIYSTMPDAFPAKDIEVIEAFAGATAIAIENSMLMETVIKGQEEWMTTFDSITNPIFIHDRQYRIIRANKAYVEMAGVSFKDAIEKPYYEIFPKRQDALPSCKDAVKEGRIEPRKIEKIEAPSGETLLSMAFPIYEADVPVSFVHIFTDITELTKAYVTIEEEAKISSSLLDLSNSVSKLLDIGAILQEVSKTIIKLVSARKTAIFLRDTDEEKYKAIVFHGWSDHLVPVISTMRLTRGEMPAVDMFLDGEDVFINNASSSEFLSNQFRDLELGNIVISPIETGEGVMGAVMVEKKEQFSQKDKSILRGIISTSSIAVENAKLYKDSIEISSDLARRVETIRTTYEIDRTILSTLNRKEILEVVAKNTQRIIPADKVITIELNDEDTGYIYRSGLIPIGASPFLYSIIKTGRVVSVPDLSVFRHPETVTTDFIKEGFSSLIAIPLYTKGKKFGCIIMASKRVAAFDKEDIANGEKLTAQVAIALENAKLYEDIKELFISIIGVLVNAVDAKSTWTKGHSERVTTYAMILGKEMGLAEGDMEKLRLASLLHDIGKIGTYDVILDKPERLTDDEFALVKMHPAKGAEILEPIKQLKDIAPIIKGHHEKLDGSGYPDGLKGDEIPLLARILCVSDSFDSMTADRPYRPAPGKEYAVSELKRCSGTQFDPRVVEAFLRGMKKFE
- a CDS encoding thiazole synthase, yielding MNDNRLTIKDIEFSSRLWVGTGKYRDFEETKKAVEASGADVVTVSVRRINIIDKSSENLLDYIDPKKYKILPNTAGCYTVSDALRYSRLAREAGISDLIKLEVIGDEKTLFPDVCGLLKATEILAKEGFIVFPYTNDDPVTAKRLVDAGAAAIMPLGAPIGSGLGIRNPYNIKIILETVDVPVIVDAGVGTASDATFSMELGCDAVLINTAIAGAKDPIAMASAMKYAVLAGRLAYRAGRIPRKLYASASSPIEGML
- a CDS encoding winged helix-turn-helix transcriptional regulator, giving the protein MLKSLFSSSVRADVLSLLLNSPDEKFYVREIAKLLRRNPSSVKRELDNLEGSSIVLSEKVANLKYFQANKESELYSELKNLITKSLGLPGALKAVLRASGAKSAFIYGPYAEGEDTGSVDLFIIGAEAPIERELKDLEKKFGYKLNFTQMDEEEYSGKKKKKDALLRRILLGKRIRLIGKT
- the thiS gene encoding sulfur carrier protein ThiS; this translates as MIKINGQDLETSKGTIRELLVELGINNKAVAVEVNLSIVRKKDYVNFLLHEGDRVEIVNFVGGG
- the thiC gene encoding phosphomethylpyrimidine synthase ThiC, with the translated sequence MTRIELSKKGIITDEVKEVVRLEPVTAETLSEDIAKGLSVIPRNIKHNIKPIAIGRGLRTKVNANIGTSKDKADFDDEIKKLHILIEYGADALMDLSTGGRIKELRRAILNESPISFGTVPIYEAVLRAVQSYGSIRNMSPDNIFQVIEEHGEDGVDFVTVHSGVTRKAVERLKSEGRLLDVVSRGGAFLIEWMILNDRENPLYEDFGRLLELAKRYDMTLSLGDGMRPGCIHDATDRSQLEELITISELRDIAVKEGIQVIVEGPGHVPLNQVELNIKLQKELCKGAPFYVLGPLVTDIAMGYDHIAGAIGGAIAAGAGADFLCYVTPSEHVRLPDLEDVKEGLIASKIAAHAGDIAKGIPSAIEKDKQMAIHRKALNWEGQISISFNPEKVKALRASVPLLDNEVCSMCGEFCAIRTVERALKGGH
- a CDS encoding molybdopterin biosynthesis protein, whose translation is MRRNIFREIQAMPLDEALALWFGNNEVKSICLEPETVPVIESLFRVTGEAVTAKLSSPSFHSSAMDGYAVRFSDTFSASETSPKRLKIGSEAIYIDTGQPMPDEFNAVVMVEDTNIINDSIEIISPVTPWQNVRTIGEDIVSTELILPENHRIRPIDVGAMLASGHTEVKVRKKPVVALLPTGSEIIEPGTPFKKGNIIEFNSRILGGLVTEWGGKPLRLNIVPDEPHKLKSAIKDATEKADLIVIIGGASAGSKDFTSDVIRGMGEVISHGISIKPGKPLILGIINGKPVLGIPGYPVSAYITFLLFAMPLIKRWQGLSPEAEETISSKLSRQIASPQGQEEFIRVKLGKVRDCLIATPIGRGAGLVMSLVRADGFLRIPQMSEGFPSGADVNVTLLRSKKDIENTIVSIGSHDNTLDILANVLKKRYPELSFSSAHVGSMAGLISLKRAEAHIAPTHLLDEETGQYNVPFIKRLMPEKKIVLINLVYRIQGLVVKKGNPKDIKGFRDLKRDDVIFINRQRGAGTRLLLDKNLRELGIEPRSVKGYEREEYTHMAVASAILTGLVDTGLAILASANALGLDFIPLVEERYDFAILEEFIGTEKIQALLKIIREDKEFRESVLGLGGYDIRDMGNVMWSG
- a CDS encoding DUF4258 domain-containing protein, with translation MDLEEILRRIRTQANAEDIRITLHAHQEMAEEDITLDEVLEAIASGDILENYPEHRRGACCLLNGLTKKGRHLHIVCTTAMPVLIIITLYEPKPPKWVTPAQRRQ
- a CDS encoding HNH nuclease family protein — encoded protein: MRHSNFRRKRPQRKDSARSVIDIVRELKHVGNPSTDYREQSFKIHGLICAKCRREFDYKHRHLLTVHHKDGNHSNNPTDGSNWENLCVYCHEDEHSRGLLGDYLGS